One Rhizoctonia solani chromosome 3, complete sequence genomic region harbors:
- a CDS encoding Sec7 guanine nucleotide exchange factor: protein MRKNSRWAVNAGIQRRRDAQLATNMGLRRGALDNQPRSPGPRREVDLMGGFEYLKRKIRDVQDVHEIPIIEILEPFVAVISTPTSTGPITTAALNAINNFFVNGVMVPDQSIIPCLSELSGALSRCVFEPSDSGRDEAVLLKIIAVIQDFICSPCGTRISDVEACEMLEKVLTICCQMRSSEVLRRTAEANMQTIIREIFGRLRKLDPVTEEQRMRQEEEEASADMRLTLSPTIVTNSLPGADGGVLDQAHTPAPHEAEAEPHPYGLPTVAEVLRVLINLLDPNDQQHTDTIRLTALGIITAALCTCLPNPNPETSEKQLSPYILMQFPSLVTLLADRGCRHLFLLARAEAPALRLAAFKAIATLFEVARPSLKLQRELFLSFLVARLEPVGPIFDGRSPGRLGTETPTGGPRPSTPALGTPKTPSLGTPKAGAVSGNVEPELRELMLEVLILLSREPSFMVDLWANYDCDVNCEDIFERLIGFLAKSTYPLMGIGGQQQYASRLLALDMLLAYVDRMHARAEAPDAASNWTNNNMTPDSLLHTKSQKLLVLTAAQKFNEKPKKGVAFMLENGLVDFRTEESDVLAEKSEEAIQTEKEKPKPADPKSLARFLKNCPRLDKKVLGEYISHLDNPELLKEFIGLFDFRGKPIADAMRELLESFRLPGEAQPIARITETFAKRFFACEPPGIKSEDAVFVLSYSVIMLNTDLHNPQNRKRMTITDYQKNLKGVNDNTDFDPEYLQAIYDSLRKREIVMPEEHTGQLGFDYAWKELLLRSKYAGEYIVCNTSAFDKDMFELTWQPVIQAIAFAFTNIDDDYVIERAIAGFRQCATLAGYFKLPEVFDFVVGQLSQATGLLGSPMLSRSTVYPIVQVEGQNVTVSPLSVKFGTNLKGQLAAVVLFNIANGNGNAIREGWGQVFEMFETLFFHSLLPMRMLQMEDFLGGVSMIPLQGGPALTPAQNRSDTGLLSALSSYLLTPYGSGSENVMSQPNDEDIENTMSAIDCVTSCQLDELYGQIMSLELPALVAAMKALQALADRRASLKVPPADEAPTGPTTPVDPSPSENQLPYDPTSVFLLETMVSIAVQTSSHIEETWPIVFEHLSMILSSSINYSVLLVERAVVGLLRLCRIAANQPSLRDQIYIRSIPLGDSPPVFNAVTEQIVAGLALLVQEHPTIISSQTEWALVFSLLRGSIVNAEASKTALDLLVQIASTPERVSSDNVNGLITSLEEFAIAAGAGVAGSDRGRHAHHHHLSNRKNPTVERGVKAIATLAELKKAITDLGLSQDAYWSIWINLLSVLGRQSVNPCQDVRHASLGHLQRILLGTQEPDERSAEIFDRVVLPMVEELLNPPVVARDPEGFTETKLRASALLCRSFLHLQAHPESLNLQTKVLWLKIIDVMRGFLKTGRRDQLASTRLIAKTHKLKLLFQAEAIPESLKNVLLVLNASGILLSPTSPDTRTELQQELWHDTVLRIDEFLPGLMEDLFPPPTPTSTV, encoded by the exons ATGTACACGAGATACCGATCATTGAGATTCTCGAACCATTTGTTGCGGTAATAAGTACTCCTACCTCCACAGGACCGATCACGACCGCAGCACTCAATGCGATCAACAACTTCTTTGTCAACGGAGTGATGGTACCAGACCAATCCATTATACCGTGTCTTTCCGAGCTCAGCGGTGCCCTGTCGCGCTGCGTTTTTGAACCAAGTGATTCAGGGCGAGATGAAGCAGTACTCCTCAAGATAATCGCTGTTATTCAAGATTTTATATGTAGCCCATGTGGCACTCGTATCAGTGATGTTGAGGCCTGTGAAATGTTGGAAAAGGTATTGACTATATGCTGCCAAATGCGGTCGAGTG AGGTCTTGCGTAGAACAGCGGAAGCAAATATGCAAACAATAATTCGGGAGATATTTGGTCGGCTTCGTAAATTAGATCCAGTTACGGAAGAACAGCGTATGCgacaggaagaagaagaggccAGCGCAGACATGAGGCTAACACTCTCACCGACCATAGTAACGAATTCGCTTCCGGGAGCTGATGGTGGTGTATTAGATCAAGCTCATACACCAGCTCCACATGAAGCTGAAGCTGAAC CCCATCCTTATGGATTACCGACCGTTGCTGAAGTCCTTCGAGTGCTGATCAACCTACTCGACCCCAATGACCAGCAACATACGGACACTATTCGTCTTACGGCTTTGGGCAtcatcactgctgccctaTGCACATGTCTACCGAACCCCAACCCAGAAACTTCAGAAAAACAATTATCCCCTTATATTCTGATGCAGTTCCCCTCGCTTGTTACGTTGCTTGCCGATCGTGGGTGTCGCCATCTATTCTTACTCGCCCGAGCAGAGGCACCTGCATTACGACTCGCCGCCTTCAAAGCCATTGCAACTTTGTTCGAAGTCGCACGACCGAGCCTAAAGCTACAGAGAGAACTATTCTTATCTTTTCTGGTGGCTAGACTAGAGCCGGTAGGTCCTATTTTTGACGGTAGGTCACCTGGGAGACTTGGCACGGAGACGCCAACTGGAGGACCACGACCAAGCACCCCGGCCCTAGGCACACCAAAAACGCCCAGCCTAGGCACTCCCAAAGCCGGGGCCGTGTCGGGGAACGTCGAGCCTGAGCTGCGAGAATTAATGCTCGAAGTTTTGATTCTCTTGTCGAGGGAGCCAAGTTTCATGGTAGATCTATGGGCTAATTACGATTGCGATGTCAATTGTGAGGATATATTTGAAAGGCTTATTGGGTTTCTAGCTAAG TCTACATACCCACTGATGGGAATCGGGGGACAGCAACAATATGCCTCAAGACTATTGGCATTAGATATGCTCTTGGCGTATGTAGATCGAATGCATGCACGAGCCGAAGCACCGGAT GCCGCTAGCAACTGGACCAAT AATAATATGACGCCCGATTCTTTGCTTCATACAAAATCGCAGAAGCTACTTGTGCTTACAGCTGCACAAAAGTTCAACGAAAAGCCTAAGAAAGGCGTCGCATTCATGCTCGAGAATGGGCTAGTGGACTTCCGGACGGAGGAGTCAGATGTACTTGCGGAAAAGTCAGAGGAAGCCATCCAAACTGAAAAGGAGAAACCCAAGCCAGCCGACCCAAAGAGCCTGGCACGCTTCCTGAAGAATTGCCCCAGATTGGATAAAAAGGTCTTAGGGGAGTATATATCCCATCTTGATAACCCAGAACTATTGAAGGAGTTTATTGGACTCTTCGATTTTCGAGGA AAACCGATTGCTGACGCCATGCGGGAACTATTGGAGTCTTTCAGACTACCAGGAGAGGCTCAGCCCATTGCACGCATAACTGAAACATTTGCGAAGCGGTTTTTCGCATGTGAGCCAC CGGGTATCAAGTCGGAGGATGCGGTCTTTGTGTTGTCTTATTCAGTTATTATGTTGAATACTGACCTACACAATCCTCAAAACCGG AAACGGATGACTATAACCGACTACCAGAAGAACCTCAAGGGTGTCAATGATAACACTGATTtcgaccctgaatatttg CAAGCTATTTATGACAGTCTACGAAAACGAGAGATCGTGATGCCGGAGGAACATACTGGCCAGCTTGGGTTTGATTATGCATGGAAAGAACTCTTGTTACGATCGAAATATGCAG GAGAATACATAGTCTGCAACACCTCGGCCTTCGACAAGGACATGTTCGAGCTCACATGGCAACCTGTCATCCAAGCTATCGCTTTTGCTTTCACCAATATAGACGACGACTATGTAATTGAACGAGCGATTGCCGGATTCCGTCAATGTGCGACACTGGCTGGTTACTTTAAACTTCCCGAGGTGTTCGATTTTGTTGTTGGGCAGTTATCACAAGCAACTGGACTCTTGGGTAGTCCAATGCTAAGCCGTTCAACTGTCTATCCAATCGTGCAAGTGGAAGGGCAGAACGTAACCGTCTCTCCCTTGTCTGTCAAGTTCGGGACGAACTTAAAGGGTCAACTTGCTGCGGTAGTGCTATTCAACATTGCGAATGGCAACGGAAACGCAATTCGAGAGGGATGGGGACAG GTGTTTGAAATGTTTGAAACACTATTCTTCCACTCACTTCTCCCAATGCGCATGCTCCAAATGGAAGATTTCCTCGGAGGTGTCTCAATGATACCATTACAAGGCGGCCCTGCTCTCACCCCGGCTCAGAATCGCTCCGACACTGGACTCCTGTCAGCACTATCTTCATATTTGCTCACGCCTTATGGGTCCGGCTCCGAGAATGTCATGTCTCAACCGAATGACGAAGATATTGAAAATACGATGAGTGCTATTGACTGTGTGACTTCCTGCCAGTTAGACGAACTATACGGACAGATCAT GTCGCTTGAACTCCCGGCATTAGTTGCTGCGATGAAGGCTTTACAAGCCTTGGCGGATAGGCGTGCTTCGTTAAAGGTGCCTCCTGCAGATGAGGCGCCAACTGGTCCGACAACTCCAGTTGACCCCTCGCCGTCAGAGAATCAACTTCCCTACGATCCCACTTCAGTGTTCCTGTTGGAGACAATGGTCAGCATAGCTGTGCAGACCTCCAGTCATATTGAAGAGACCTG GCCTATCGTGTTTGAGCATTTGTCAATGATTCTATCATCTTCGATAAACTACAGTGTGTTGTTAGTGGAGCGAGCCGTTGTCGGACTTCTCCGACTGTGCCGCATTGCGGCCAACCAG CCGAGCCTGAGGGACCAGATTTACATTCGCTCGATACCCTTGGGGGACTCCCCACCAGTCTTCAACGCGGTCACAGAACAGATTGTTGCTGGCCTGGCACTGCTAGTTCAAGAACATCCAACCATCATATC CTCTCAAACCGAATGGGCATTAGTCTTTAGCCTCCTCCGCGGTTCCATTGTAAATGCTGAAGCATCCAAGACGGCGCTCGACTTATTAGTTCAGATCGCCTCGACCCCTGAACGCGTGTCTTCCGATAATGTGAACGGGCTCATTACATCTCTTGAAGAGTTTGCGATCGCCGCAGGAGCTGGCGTAGCCGGCAGCGACAGAGGCAGGCACgcgcaccaccaccacctctcCAATCGTAA GAACCCAACCGTTGAGCGTGGCGTCAAGGCCATCGCAACCCTGGCAGAGCTCAAGAAGGCAATTACCGATCTGGGTCTCTCTCAAGACG CCTACTGGTCCATCTGGATCAACTTGCTCTCCGTTTTGGGAAGGCAGAGTGTGAATCCATGCCAAGATGTACGACACGCGTCGCTCGGACACCTCCAGCGCATCCTACTGGGCACGCAAGAACCTGATGAGCGCTCGGCCGAGATATTCGACAGGGTCGTGTTGCCGATGGTTGAGGAATTGCTAAACCCACCAGTCGTGGCGCGTGATCCGGAAGGATTCACGGAGACCAAGTTGCGCGCGTCTGCGTTGTTGTGCCGCTCGTTTTTGCATTTGCAGGCTCACCCTGAGAGTCTGAACCTGCAGACCAAGGTGCTTTGGTTGAAGATTATCGATGTCATGCGAGGGTTCTTGAAGACTGGACGGAGAGACCAACTTGCAAGTACACGTTTAATTGCCAAGACTCATAAACTAAAATTACTTTTTCAGGCTGAAGCGATTCCTGAATCTCTCAAGAACGTATTACTTGTACTCAATGCGAGCGGTATACTTCTCTCTCCAACATCACCCGACACTCGGACCGAGCTCCAACAGGAACTATGGCACGACACCGTGCTTAGGATAGACGAGTTCTTACCTGGACTCATGGAAGACCTCTTtcccccccccacccccacctccacaGTCTGA
- a CDS encoding OPT oligopeptide transporter protein yields the protein MSRPYSSAGSNSHPPYMDPRYQYPETPTTASTWTSDAQWAYGPGSRPYTGAGEDLYEEDESEDEDVFAYLPPTTAEQQAAQQQQQQQQQQMHIQPATAPLASVQPVTYPNSRPALSSPTPVLPPTTPVHPSAARHIDTPDSLVPPESFRMRTLKERVPRQNKTPEVHVSLEDPDPELGRLRPKRSISSDHVMEELLAPANSTITSSPRQVTEQHSLEEEDDSPYPEVRASVSNIDDPEMPALTFRVWAMGLFLCMLAASANTFFNFRYPALRWLPCHAVPRWLGGGTFSFNPGPFNIKEHVLLYIMSNVATAPGYAMNVIIAAEEFYNIRLGVGWSICLMIATQLTGFGLAGMCRRYLVQPASMIWPQNLVVCTLLNTLHAEDDEPARAESPIQVLPLCVRRRVFGSFCRVFVHGLVGVFVDMLVPSDIHRFAVDGSWWAEVHVMLGFIIFYWILAPIMYYKNVWNFAYLPMSTGGPYDRFGKSYDILRVIDIEHHSLNVTAYEEYSRLYLPATYAITYLLAFSISTAVLVHTILYHGPTLLAGIKNLRIEEDDVHARLMRHYPEVPDWWYLLSLAIFFALAMISALVWPTGMPWWGMPFSLLLPTVYIVPIAYVYAMTGQPLNINLLAEVIPGSLIPGKPLPNMIFKSYAVQSLAEALTFVQDLKLGHYIKVSPRATFMVQMVSTLMSAFVQVGVKEWMFRNVKDICKDTQPQKLTCPHNRVYFTASAVWGLIGPTRTFGQGATYHPQLSPVSTSIRNMPVLLNGPMWIPPATGINYSSWFVIGFLFQYVVRRRNFRWWSKFNYALSAALDSAPSFRFFLFSFVYNSRWDKGSIDWWGNTVHMNTADYMKLPYLKAPPKDSHSTSPQNSPHP from the exons ATGTCTCGTCCATACTCGTCGGCGGGGAGCAACAGCCATCCGCCATACATGGATCCACGATACCAGTATCCAGAGACGCCGACGACAGCGAGCACATGGACTTCAGATGCCCAATGGGCCTATGGGCCAGGCAGTCGGCCCTATACGGGTGCTGGCGAGGACCTCTATGAGGAGGATGAGAGCGAGGATGAAGATGTGTTTGCTTATCTGCCCCCTACTACCGCTGAGCAGCAAG CCGCccaacaacagcaacagcagcagcagcagcaaatGCATATTCAGCCCGCAACTGCACCCCTCGCCAGTGTACAGCCGGTGACGTATCCAAACAGCCGACCAGCTCTCTCTTCCCCCACACCGGTTCTCCCGCCTACTACTCCAGTCCACCCATCCGCTGCCCGACACATCGACACTCCAGACTCTCTCGTCCCTCCCGAATCATTCCGCATGCGCACTCTCAAAGAGCGTGTGCCGAGACAGAACAAGACCCCGGAAGTACACGTATCGCTCGAAGACCCCGATCCGGAACTTGGCAGATTAAGACCAAAGCGGAGTATATCCAGCGACCATGTCATGGAGGAGCTCCTGGCCCCAGCGAACTCCACGATCACAAGTTCGCCAAGACAGGTGACGGAGCAACACTCA CttgaggaagaagacgacTCGCCGTACCCCGAGGTTCGGGCTAGTGTATCCAATATCGACGACCCGGAGATGCCTGCTCTTACCTTCCGTGTTTGGGCCATGG GTTTATTCTTGTGCATGCTCGCAGCCAGCGCCAACACCTTTTTCAACTTTCGCTATCCGGCCCTTCGCTGGCTCCCTTGTCATGCT GTTCCGCGTTGGTTGGGAGGTGGAACATTTTCTTTCAATCCTGGGCCGTTCAATATCAAG GAACACGTCTTGTTGTACATCATGAGCAACGTAGCCACCGCACCCGGGTATGCAATGAACGTCATTATCGCTGCCGAAGAATTTTACAATATCAGGCTCGGAGTTGG TTGGAGCATCTGCCTAATGATTGCGACCCAATTAACCGGCTTTGGTCTCGCCGGAATGTGCCGTCGGTACCTGGTTCAACCCGCATCGATGATCTGGCCACAAAACCTCGTCGTGTGCACCCTCCTCAACACTCTTCACGCCGAAGACGACGAGCCTGCGCGGGCGGAATCACCGATTCAAGTTCTTCCTCTATGTGTCCGCCGGCGCGTTTTTGGCAGTTTTTGCCGGGTTTTTGTTCACGGCCTTGTCGGCGTTTTCGTGGATATGTTGGTTCCGTCCGA CATACATCGGTTCGCCGTTGATGGTTCCTGGTGGGCCGAGGTGCACGTCATGCTCGGTTTCATCATTTTCTACTGGATCCTGGCTCCTATCATGTACTACAAAAAT GTCTGGAACTTTGCTTACCTCCCCATGTCTACCGGCGGGCCATACGACCGCTTTGGGAAATCCTACGACATCCTCCGTGTCATCGACATTGAACACCACTCGCTCAACGTAACGGCCTATGAAGAATACTCCAGGCTCTACCTCCCAGCAACATACGCCATCACCTACCTCCTCGCATTCTCCATCTCCACCGCCGTCCTCGTCCACACCATCCTCTACCACGGCCCAACTCTGCTGGCGGGTATCAAAAACCTGCGCATTGAAGAAGACGACGTGCACGCCCGACTGATGCGTCACTACCCCGAAGTCCCGGACTGGTGGTACCTCCTCTCGCTCGCGATCTTTTTCGCCCTCGCCATGATCTCGGCGCTGGTGTGGCCGACGGGTATGCCCTGGTGGGGGATGCCGTTTTCCTTGTTGCTTCCGACGGTGTACATCGTGCCTATTGCATACGTGTATGCGATGACGGGTCAGCCGTTGAACATTAATTTGCTGGCCGAGGTTATTCCTGGGAGCTTGATCCCCGGGAAGCCGTTGCCGAACATG ATATTCAAGTCTTACGCGGTCCAGTCTCTCGCAGAGGCACTCACGTTTGTGCAGGACCTCAAGCTGGGGCATTATATCAAGGTTTCCCCGAGGGCGACGTTTATGGTCCAGATGGTCTCGACGCTCATGTCGGCGTTTGTCCAAGTGGGAGTAAAAGAATGGATGTTTCGTAATGTGAAGGATATATGCAAGGACACTCAGCCGCAAAAGTTGACGTGTCCGCATAACCGCGTGTATTTTACCGCGTCGGCTGTTTG GGGTCTCATCGGTCCGACACGTACATTCGGCCAAGGCGCGACGTACCATCCTCAGCT TTCCCCAGTCTCGACTTCGATACGTAACATGCCCGTCTTGCTCAACGGGCCAATGTGGATACCTCCCGCGACGGGTATCAACTATTCCAGTTGGTTTGTCATTGGGTTTTTGTTCC AGTATGTTGTGCGCAGGCGTAACTTTAGGTGGTGGTCCAAGTTTAACTATGCGCTTAGCGCCGCGCTCGATTCG gcaccatcGTTTCGGTTCTTTTTATTTTCTTTTGTATACAATTCCCGTTGGGACAAGGGCTCGATCGATTGGTGGGGGAACACGGTGCATATGAACA CTGCCGACTATATGAAACTACCATACTTGAAGGCCCCGCCGAAGGATTCTCATAGTACCTCCCCACAAAACTCCCCACATCCCTAG